The nucleotide window ATTATTTTGTTGACCGGAATGTGCGCCAGGGTCGGGGTCATAAGGTTGCCGTTTATACTGAATTACGCAACTACACTTACAATGATATCCAGAAAATGACCAATAAAACAGCAAATGCATTACGCGAGCTGGGAGTTCGCGTTGACGACCGCGTCATAATGATCATGCTGGATGTTCCACAGTTTTATGCCATATTCTATGGCGCCATCAAAATAGGGGCTGTACCTATACCTACCAATACGATGCTCACACCTGAGGATTATGAGTATTACCTGAACGACAGCAGGGCAAGAGTCCTTGTGGTTTCTGAGCAGCTTATTCCTGTTATCGCAAAAATAAAGGGGGATCTCCGTTATCTCCGCGATATGATTGTAATCTCGGAAAAAGATGGAGCCTTTATACCCTTTAAACAGAAATACAGACATGCGCCGGAAACCATTAAAACAGAGTTTACCATGAAAGACGATGTCGGTTTCTGGCTTTACAGCTCAGGGTCAACAGGCGCTCCTAAGGGTGCCATACACTCACAATATGATATGGTGGCAGTTTCAGAGTCCTTTGGCCAGGGCGTACTGAAACTTACAGAAGATGACATCCTTTTCTCGGCAGCACGGCTCTTCTTTGCCTACGGTCTCGGTAATTCAGGATATTTGCCATTATCTGTGGGCGCTTCGGTTGTACTTAGCTCACAGTCACCTAAACCCGAAGGTATGTTCCAATACCTTGAAAAGTTCCGCCCCACCATTTTCTTCGGCATACCGACGCTTTACGGTCAAATGCTGGAGTACAAAGAAAGACAGGACGAGGAAAAGGGCACTGCGCCTGATCCTAACGCGAATCATGAGTTTTCATCCGTCCGCATCTGTGTTTCAGCAGGAGAGGCGCTGCCTCCGGATATCTACCATCGCTGGAAAAAACGTTTCGGTATTGACATCATTGACGGAATTGGCACAACAGAGATGCTCCATATATTCATCGCAAACCTTCCAGGCCAAGTAAGGCCGGGCTCTACAGGAAAACCTGTACCCGGCTATGAACTGAAAATTGTGGACGATAACGGTCAGGACATTCCTCAAGGAGAAATAGGTATGCTCCTAGTCAAAGGGGGGAGCGCAGCCCAGCAGTACTGGAGAAAGCGGGAAAAGACAAAAGCCACCATGCAGGGTGAGTGGATCAATACAGGCGATAAATATTACATGGATGAAGAAGGCTACTACTTCTGTGCAGGTCGCGGCGACGACATGCTGAAGGTAGGCGGCATCTGGGTCTCGCCTGTTGAGGTTGAGAATTGTATTATGGGACATCCGGCCGTATTCGAAGTTGCTGTAACAGCCAAGAATGATGAAAACAGCCTCGTAAAACCAAAGGCATGGGTTGTACTGAAAGATGGTCATAATGCATCTGAGGAATTAGAGAAGGATATCAAACAGTGGGTGTTGGACCGCCTGGCCAAGTATAAGTATCCACGGTGGGTTGAATTTGTCGATGAACTCCCGAAAAGCGTAACAGGTAAGATACAGAGGTTTAAACTCCGTTAGGAGGATTTAGGGACAGAAGGACGTCCCGGTCTCCACCGGGATGGCATCAGCAGCTGCACGGGGTGAAAGACTTACAAGTGAGAGGGGGGTTATGTCCTTCTTAACGACAGTTGGAAGGCCCAGTTATA belongs to Pseudomonadota bacterium and includes:
- a CDS encoding benzoate-CoA ligase family protein — protein: MIHGGSAEFFNAADYFVDRNVRQGRGHKVAVYTELRNYTYNDIQKMTNKTANALRELGVRVDDRVIMIMLDVPQFYAIFYGAIKIGAVPIPTNTMLTPEDYEYYLNDSRARVLVVSEQLIPVIAKIKGDLRYLRDMIVISEKDGAFIPFKQKYRHAPETIKTEFTMKDDVGFWLYSSGSTGAPKGAIHSQYDMVAVSESFGQGVLKLTEDDILFSAARLFFAYGLGNSGYLPLSVGASVVLSSQSPKPEGMFQYLEKFRPTIFFGIPTLYGQMLEYKERQDEEKGTAPDPNANHEFSSVRICVSAGEALPPDIYHRWKKRFGIDIIDGIGTTEMLHIFIANLPGQVRPGSTGKPVPGYELKIVDDNGQDIPQGEIGMLLVKGGSAAQQYWRKREKTKATMQGEWINTGDKYYMDEEGYYFCAGRGDDMLKVGGIWVSPVEVENCIMGHPAVFEVAVTAKNDENSLVKPKAWVVLKDGHNASEELEKDIKQWVLDRLAKYKYPRWVEFVDELPKSVTGKIQRFKLR